The Denticeps clupeoides chromosome 5, fDenClu1.1, whole genome shotgun sequence genome includes a region encoding these proteins:
- the LOC114789643 gene encoding E3 ubiquitin/ISG15 ligase TRIM25-like, whose amino-acid sequence MTEAEVKRDDSFCCSICLDILKDPVTIPCGHSYCKDCISGYWDQENGTGEYRCPQCIVIFSSRPVLNKNTALAEMMKKVMKTAVDVHRHGGVEEVLCDVCTGMKHKAVKSCLVCLASLCETHIQPHYESPPYKKHKLVKASTNLQEKICPQHDKLVEVFCRTDQKCICILCTMDEHKSHETVSIVSEIPEKQKQLADMQMKLKKRIQERGKKKQKMEKALKDHRFSAQVAVADTDRICQEIMQSTEKRCSEIKNRIRDQERASVSESEKVLGQFQEEIKVLKRRDAELECLSHIEDHITFLQNIPPLLSLPSSKELDSITISPCLSFETLNKPFDELKDNMEDFLTNYTEEIFEEVREIQIVLPPEPQTRDEFLNYLVGLELDANTVYGHIALSEENTKATFTHSNVSYPPHPERFDNCHQVLCCQGLTRRSYWEVQCDYLHLGRAETVVGIAVSYKGINRKTYENSSLFGSNYQSWKLIWNYNCNSQNAKISYSHNNKTVQVAEACDSSKVGVYLDHKAGTLSFYKVSDQMTLLYRVQTTFSEPLYPGFYLEQGSSVKICSD is encoded by the exons ATGACTGAAGCTGAAGTGAAAAGGGACGACTCGTTCTGCTGTTCTATCTGCCTGGATATTCTGAAAGATCCAGTAACCATTCCCTGTGGACATAGCTACTGTAAAGATTGTATTAGTGGATATTGGGATCAGGAAAATGGGACGGGTGAGTACAGGTGCCCCCAGTGCATAGTGATCTTCTCCTCAAGGCCTGTTCTGAACAAGAACACCGCGTTAGCGGAGATGATGAAGAAGGTAATGAAGACTGCAGTCGATGTGCATCGTCACGGTGGAGTGGAAGAAGTTTTGTGTGATGTCTGCACTGGAATGAAGCACAAAGCTGTGAAATCGTGTCTGGTGTGTCTGGCATCTCTGTGTGAAACTCACATTCAGCCGCATTATGAATCACCACcctataaaaaacataaattggTGAAAGCCTCCACAAACCTACAGGAGAAGATCTGCCCTCAGCATGACAAGCTTGTGGAGGTCTTCTGCCGCACTGATCAGAAGTGCATCTGCATATTGTGCACTATGGACGAACATAAAAGTCATGAGACCGTCTCAATTGTATCGGAAATACCTGAGAAACAG aAGCAGTTGGCAGATATGCAGATGAAATTGAAGAAGAGGATCCAGGAGAGGGGCAAAAAGAAGCAAAAGATGGAAAAGGCTTTGAAGGACCACAGA TTTTCTGCACAAGTGGCAGTGGCGGATACAGACAGAATTTGTCAAGAGATTATGCAGTCCACTGAAAAAAGGTGCTCTGAGATCAAAAACAGGATTAGAGACCAGGAGAGGGCTTCGGTGAGTGAATCTGAAAAGGTTCTTGGCCAATTTCAAGAGGAGATTAAGGTGCTGAAGAGAAGAGACGCTGAGCTGGAGTGTCTTTCCCACATTGAGGATCACATCACTTTCCTTCAG AACATTCCACCTCTCCTCAGCCTACCTAGTTCTAAGGAGTTAGACAGCATTACCATCAGTCCATGCTTGTCATTTGAAACCCTTAATAAACCATTTGATGAACTGAAAGACAACATGGAAGACTTCTTAACCAATTACACAGAGGAAATTTTTGAAGAAG TGAGGGAAATTCAGATTGTGTTGCCCCCAGAGCCACAAACCAGAGATGAGTTTTTAAATT ACCTGGTTGGGCTGGAGTTGGATGCAAACACTGTGTACGGACACATTGCTCTGTCTGAAGAAAACACAAAGGCCACTTTCACCCACTCAAATGTGTCATATCCTCCTCATCCAGAGAGGTTTGATAACTGCCATCAGGTGCTGTGTTGTCAGGGCCTAACCAGACGAAGCTACTGGGAAGTTCAGTGTGATTATTTGCATTTGGGAAGGGCAGAGACTGTCGTTGGAATAGCTGTCTCATATAAAGGGATTAACAGGAAAACATATGAGAACTCCAGTCTATTTGGAAGTAATTATCAGTCATGGAAGCTGATTTGGAATTATAATTGCAActcacaaaatgcaaaaatttcATATAGTCACAACAATAAAACTGTTCAGGTTGCTGAGGCCTGTGACTCCTCCAAAGTAGGTGTGTATCTGGATCACAAGGCAGGAACCTTGTCTTTCTACAAAGTGTCTGATCAGATGACTCTTCTGTACAGAGTGCAGACTACGTTCTCTGAACCCCTCTATCCAGGCTTCTACCTTGAACAAGGATCCTCTGTTAAGATTTGTTCAGACTGA